The window TATCCATGTCCACTCATCCCGTCTTCGATGCCGGAAGCACCGACTTTTTGGAGGAAGATCTGGTGCAGCGAAGGCTGGACCTTTTCGAACCGTTCGACCACGGCGCCGGCTTCCACCAGCCGCCGCAGCAACACCTGCATGTCGCCCCCGGCCGCCATCTCGACCTCAAAAAAGCGACCGGAATCGTCCACCCGTTGCACCAGTGATCGGTCTGCCAGCACGGCCTCGACCTCGGGCGACGCCGACCCGGCCAGCCCGAGCGCCAGGTGATTGCCGCCATGGCCGGAACGCACCGTGGCCACGGCGCCGTCCAGGACCTTCTCGCCACGGGAGATGATGCACACCGAGTCGCACATCCGCTCGGCGTTGTCCATCAGGTGCGTCGAAAAGATCACCGTGCGGCCGCGACGCCGCAGGTCCAGCACCGTGTCCTTGAGTGCCTGGGCATTGATCGGGTCGAGCCCACTGAACGGCTCGTCCAGCACGACCAGCTCCGGGTCGTGGAGCAGCGTGCCGATGAACTGCACCTTCTGCTGCATCCCCCGCGAGAGCTCGTCGACCTTGGCGAGCCCCCAGTCCTTCTCCGCGGTACGCAGCGAGAGGCGATCGAGCCATTCATCGATGCGCCGGTCGGCGTCCCGCCCCTTGATTCCCTTGAGTTCACCAAGGAATCGCAGCAGCCGGCGCACCTGCATCTTCTTGTAGAGCCCGCGCTCCTCGGGGAGGTACCCGACGCGATCCAGGATGCCACGCGCGTGGTTTGGGGAGCCCATGATCGCGATCGACCCCTCATCCGGGGCGATGATGTTCAAGAGCATCCGGATCGTCGTGGTCTTGCCGGCACCGTTGGGGCCCAGGAGGCCGTACACGGTGCCCACCGGGACCTGGAGGGAGAGATCGCGAACCGCCACATGCCCCGCGTAGCGCTTGTGCACGCCGCGGATGTCCACTGCCAGTGAGGTCATATCGAGAGGGGGCGACGTGGGAATATACTTGGAGTCGTGTTTCCACCTGCGTCTGTCCCAACGGCTCCCGCAGGCGCGGGGATTCGGTGGCCTCCGATCGGCTCCGTCCTCACGGCCGCGGCCGCGTCACTCCTGCTCCTCTTCCTGCTGCTCCCCGTCGGGGAGCTGGTGGTGCAGGGGGGCGCGGGTGGGGTGCGTCGACTCACGACCGACGCCGGGTTGCAGCAGGCGCTGGCCCTCACCGCCTGGACGGCCACCCTCGCGACGGCGGCCGGCGTGGCACTCGGAACCCCGCTCGCCTGGATCCTGGCGCGGCGCCGCTTTCCCGGGCGGACCGTCGTCTCGGCCGCGCTCGACCTGCCGCTCGTCATCCCGCACCCCGTGGCCGGCATCGCCTTGTTGCTGGTTTTTGGGCGTGAATCGGCGATTGGGGGAGTGTTGGCGCAGGCAGGGTTCGGGATCGTCAGCACGCCCCTGGGGATTGTGCTCGGGATGTTGTTCGTGAGTGCGCCCCTCTACGTGAGCGGGGCGCGAGAGGCGATGGCTCGGGTCGACCGGCGGTACGAATCCGTCGCGCAGACCCTGGGGGACACCCCCTGGCGGGCCTTCCGACGCGTGACCCTGCCGCTCGCCAGCCGGGGGTTGCTGGCCTCCGCCGTGGTGATGTGGGCGCGCGCGGTGAGCGAGTTTGGCGCCATCGTTATCCTGGTGCACCACCCGCGCACGGTGAGTGTGTTGAGCTATGACCGCTTTACCACCTACGGCCTCACCGAGGTGATTCCGGTCGCGGCGGCGCTCGTCCTGCTGGCCCTGCTCCCCCTCGTGGCGCTGCGGGCGTTGCGACGCGGCGAGGAGCGGCGCGCATGATCCGCGTGGCCAACCTGCGAGCAGCCGCCGGGGAGTTTCGCCTGCAGGACGTGTCCTTCACGGTCCCCACGGGGGCATGGGGGGTCGTGATCGGTCCGGCCGGTTCGGGGAAGACGACGTTGCTGGAGTCGATCGCGGGTGTGGTAACCCCGCTGGACGGCGCGGTAACCCTTGGCACACGGAACGTCACGCGGGCGCCGGTGAACGGACGACAGGTGGGCCTGGTGTACCAGCATGCCTACCTCTTTCCGCACCTGTCCGTGCGCGACAACGTGGCCTATGGGGCGCCGTCGCCGACGGTGGTGACGGACGTGATCGCGGCGCTGGCGATCGAATCGTTAGGCGCCCGCGACGTGGCCGCGTTGTCCGGCGGCGAACGGCAACTCGTCGCGCTTGCGCGGGCGCTCGCGCAACAGCCGGAGGTCCTGCTGCTGGACGAGCCGTTCAGTGCGTTGGACCCCAAGCGGCGAAGTGTGACCCGCCGGGTCGTGCGCGACTGGCACCGCACACGCGGCACCACCGTGCTGCAAGTCACCCACGACTTTGCGGAGGCGGGGCTCCTGGGTGATGTCACCGTCCTGCTCGATGCGGGACGCGTCCTCCAGGCAGGTCCGTCGTCCGAAGTCTTCCGCCGCCCGGCGACCCCGTATGTGGCCGAGTTCCTCGGCGCGGAAAACGTCCTGTCCGGGGCGGTGGTCGGTGACACCGTCATCGAAGGGGCGCCGCGCGCGGTGGAGTTCCACTGCGGTCCCCTCGCCTTTGTGGCCATCAGCGACGCGCCCGTGGGCTCCTGCCATGCGGTCATTCGCGGGGAGGAGGTGATCCTCTCGCGGGCCGTCCAGGCGTCGTCGGCGCGGAACCACTTTGCGGGCACCGTGACCGAAGTGGCACTGCATGGCGCGTACGCCCGGGTGACGGTAACCGTGCAGGGAGTTCCACTCGTCGCCCTCCTGACGCTACCTTCGCTGCGTGACCTTGCCCTCGAGCCGGGAGGCACGGTGCACGCCAGCTTCAAGGCCTTCGCGGTCCACCTCTGCTGACCCCTGCGGCACCACGTGACGTCCGCCCCCGCCAAGCCACGCCTCCTGATCGTTGACGATTCCGCGGACGACGTGGAACTCGTGCGACGCGCGCTCACGCGTGGGGGCGTGTCCGCCAGCATCACACGGGTCGATGACGCCGTCTCGTTCCGGCGCGCGCTGGCCGAGCAGTCGTGGGACCTGGTCATCGCCGACTACTCGCAGCCCAGCTTTGGGGCGCTCGCCGTCCTGGAACAACTGCGCCAGGCCCAGCGTGACCTCCCGTGCCTGGTGATGTCCGGCGTGGCCGGCGAGGATCGGGCCGTGCAGACGATGCGTGCCGGGGCCAAGGACTTCGTGTCCAAGGATCGGCTGCAGCGACTGGCGCCGGCCGTGCAGCGGGAGCTGGCCGAGGCGGCGCTGCGCCGCGATCGGGCCCGGCGCGAGGCCGAAGAATCGCTCCGCGAGGAACGGCTGCGTGGCGCCGGGGTCCATGTCCTCGAGGTGCTGCGGTCCGACGCCTTCACCAACGGCCGCGCGGTGGAGGTCTATCGCGACCTGACCGCCCTGGTGGCCCATGCACTGGACGTCGATCGGGTATCGATCTGGCTGTTCAATGAGACCCGGTCCGGCTTCCACTGTGTGGAGTTGTTCGATCGGCGATCGGCGATCCACAGCGACGGGCTCGCCTACGCCATCGAGGAGCATCCGGCATACTTCGAGGCATTGGAACGCAGCCGGTTCGTCGAGGCGCACGACGCGGCCTCCGAACACCGGGGAGCGGGCGAGGACACGGCCACCATCAGCGCCCAGCTCGACGCCGCCATTCGCGTCCATGGGGCGATGGTCGGGGCGCTCTGCCTGGACCACGTCGGCGGGCGACGACGGTGGCGTGGCGATGAGCAGATGTTCGTCGGGTCGATCGCCGACCTGGTGGCCTTGGTCATGGAAACCCAGGAACGCCGCCGCGCGGAACTCGCGCTCCGCGAGAGCGAGGTGCGGTATCGCGACCTGTGGCAGAACGCGCTGGACGGGATGCTGACCCTCGATCCCGCCGGGCGGATCACCTCGATCAATGCCGCTGGGTGCAGCTTGGTGGGCGCGACGCCGTCCGAGATCCTCGGCCGCGACTTCACCGAGTTCCTGGTGCCACGCGATGCGGACCTGGCGAGAGGGATCTTCACCAACCTGGTCACGACGGGGGAAGGGGTCCCTGGTCCGGTTGCGGTGTCGGTCCAACGGGCCAGCGGGCGGGCAGTGCAGGCCGAGGCGAGCGCGCAACGGATCGAGCGTGATGGGGACCTCGTGGAAGTCCTGGCCATCGTGCGCGACGTCTCGCAACGACGCCAGCTGGAAGCGCAGCTGCAGCAGTCGCAGAAGATGGAGGCCATCGGGCGGCTCGCCGGCGGCGTGGCGCACGACTTCAACAACCTGCTGACGGCGATCATCGGGTATTCCCAGATCGCCGCGATCCGCCCCGGGGTGCCGGCGCCGGCGCTGCTCGACCTCAAGGAGATCACCTCGGCCGCCCATCGTGCGGCCGCGCTCACGCGACAGCTGCTGGCGTTTAGTCGACGCCAGGTCCTCGAGCCCCGCGTACTCAATCTCAACGCCGTGGTCACCGGCATCGAGGTCCTGCTGCGACGGCTCATCGGCGAGGACATCACCTTCACGATCGACCTGGCCACCAACGTTGCGGCCGTCCTCGCCGACCCCAGCCAGCTCGAGCAGGTGGTGCTCAACCTCGCGGTGAACGCCCGCGACGCGATGCCCGACGGGGGCTCGCTGGTCGTGCGCACGCGGATGGCCGACGCCCCGGACAAGCCCCTCTCCACCCCGGGCAGTGATGCGGGTCCATTCGTCGTCCTCGAGGTGGCCGACACGGGAACGGGGATGGACGAGGAGACGCGGCTGCACGTCTTTGAGCCGTTCTATACCACAAAGGAACTGGGGACGGGGCTCGGCCTCTCCACGGTGTATGGCATCGTCCAGCAAAGCGGGGGGAGCATCGCCGTGGAGAGCGAGCCCGGTCGCGGCACGACGTTCAGCGTGTATCTCCCCGTCGCGAGCGGGGACGTCGCCGCCCACGACTTGCCGTCGGTGCCGAGCGGGCCTGGGGGGACCGAGACGATCCTGGTCGTGGAGGACGACGATCGGGTCCGGGCGCTGGCGAGCCGGGTGTTGACCCTCGGGGGGTACACGGTGCTCGAGGCGAGCGACCCGGAGGCCGCGCTGGCCCTGTCGGTCGAGCAGCGCGAGATCCACCTGCTCCTGGCCGACCTCGTGATGCCCGTGATGCGAGGGAGCGAGCTGTTCCAGCGCCTGCGCCAGCGGCGGGGGCAGCTGCGTGTGTTGTACATCTCAGGATACCGGAGTTCGGCGGACCGGCCGGATGTGGAGGACGCTGCGTTCCTGCCCAAGCCGTTCACGCCGGACATGCTGGCGGCCGCGGTTCGAGCAGTCCTGGACGCACCCAGCACGCGCTCAGTAGACGTGGTACCCGCTCGGCGTTAGGGCATTGGAGCATTGCCATCGCTGGACACTGGGGTTACCCCTAGTGTCCAGCGGCGGGTTCGGCGAGTATCCTCGCGCTACCACTTGGCTGCTGCGGCGCGTCGAGGCAGTCACCACTCCACAACGCGACAACGACGGGAGTCACGGATGACCGGACCACAACCGAAGGATCATGTCATCGACCTGAAGGCAGCGGCAGAGATGACCGCGCGACACCGCGGCGTGGCCACGGTGCAAGGGGCGCGAGCCGCCGGGGAGGGCGACCTGGGCGGGTTGTTCACGAAGGAGGCGGTGATCAAGCTGCTGGAGCGGCCGGACGCGCGGTTCCTGCGGTTCTACTATGGCAGGAATGCCAAAGGGGGACGCGAATTGGTGTTGGTCGCGTCAGATGCGGATGGGAATGACCTCACAGCACAGAGCGAGGCGCTCGACACGCACTATCCCTGTCCCCCGTGGTGCCCAACCGGCAGTACCCTTCGCGGCTAACCGTCGTTCACCCTCATTCTTCGAATCATGACCATCCGAAAAAAGAAGAAGACGCCCTCGCGGCGACAACTGCCCCCGGTCACCGACCAACGCGTGTCTCTGGAGACAGCGGCGGACTATACCCACCGATACCAGAAGTCGGCTCCGGCATCCGAGAAGGCCGGGTTCTTCTTTGCCGAGGGCCTGCGCAAGCTCCTCGAACAACCCGGTGTCGCGGGGATGCGCATCTACCACGGCCTCGACGAGTCCGGACGCTACCGCATGGTCCTTGTCGGTGTGGATGCGGAGGGGAATGACATCGCCAGGGTCTCCTCACGCCCGCGACCCAAGAGCCAATTGCGCGCCCTGATGGCGTCTGGCAGCGGGGAGGCGGTGCTTCTGGACACGCACTATCCATGTCCACCTTTCTGTCCCCGCGACTCTCCTCTCGCGTAATGGGGCCGCGCCTGCGGTGACGACGCTCCGGATCTGGGGTATTACCGGGCTGTTGTGGGCGGGGATCGCTTGGTGGCTGTCGCTTCGCTTACCGGGAATCGCGTGGTGGCAGCTGCTTGCTCTGAGCGGCGCCGGTCCACTTCAGCTCCCGCCCTTCCTCGCGGCGCGAGCCCTTGGGTCCAATGCGCCCCCCGCTCGAGTTTGGATCGGGTGGTGGGCGCTCGTCTTCTTCGCCGCCGACATCGGCCAGCTGGTCATCGCAGACCTGATCGGTTCCAACCTGTTGTTCATTCTGCTTGTCAGCCCGATTGAAGACGCTTGCATCCTCTGGGCATACTCGTTCTGGCAGCGGCGCCCTGTACTCCGCCTCTCGTTTCGCGTGGCCGTCCCCCTGCTCGCGGTTGTATCAACCGGGATCGCGGTCTATGCCGGAGAGGCAGGGGACTTCCAGGCGGTCTCCGGCCCCTTCCGACTCCTGATCATCACGGCGGCCATCGCGTTCACCCTTGTCACGCGCGCGGTCAGCGAAACCGGACAGATCTGGCAGCGCGATTGGATGTGGATTTCCCTCGGCGCCATCCTCTACTATGCCGCGTTCGTCGTGGTGCCGCCGATCTCCAAGGCGCTCATGACCCAGAGCGTTGAACTTGCCCAGCTTGTATATGTTGTGAAGGCGGTCGTCGACATGGCGGCCTTCCTCATGATCTGGAAGGGAATGCGATGCCCGGTGGAAACCTCTTCGCCGTCTACGTTGCCGCGGTCCTCGCGGTCCTCGTAATCGTCGCTGCCCTTGGGGCCGCCCTGGTCATCTACCAGCGCCGGTTCCTCGCCCTCCATCGCGACTACACCCGCAAGCTCATCGCGGCCCACGAAGAGGAGCGCGCCTACGTCGCGCGCGAGGTGCACGACGACGCCCTCCAGCGCGTTGCCCTCATCCAGCACGACATCGGCGACTGGATCGACGCCAGGCAGCACATGTCCACGCAGGACCGCGTCACCACCCAGGCGTTCCGCGACGAACTGGCCGACCTCGGGGTCATGCTCCGGCGGGTCGCCCACCGCCTCCACCCGGCCATCATCGACCAGGGCGGGCTCCTCCCGGCGCTGCAACAACTGGCCGACGACACCAATCGCATCACCTCCCTCGACGTCACCACGCGCCTCCCGCAGGCGGCCGACAAGGTGCTGGACCGGGAACGCTCGCTGATCGTCTTCCGGATCGCGCAGGAGGCGATCCGCAACGTGATCAAGCACGCCCGCGCCACGAAGGCCGAGATCGCCGTCGAGCTATCATCCGGCACCCTGGTCATGACCCTGGTCGACAACGGGGCCGGCTTCGACTCCGGGGACGCCTCCAAGGCGGCCGGGCTCGGCATGATCAGCATGTCCGAGCGAGCTCGGCTGGCCGAGGGCACCTTCACGGTCTGGTCGAAACCCGGCGAAGGCACCACCATTCGTGTGACCGTCCCCGTCAGCCCCCAGCCCGATGCGCCGAGCGACCGTACTGATTTGCGATGACCACCCGATGGTCAGTCAGGGCCTGAAAGGCCTGCTGCGCTCGAATTTCGTGTCGGTGGGGATTGTCAACGATGGACGCGAGCTGATCACGACTCTGCAGCGCGCGCGGCCCGATGTGCTCCTGCTCGATCTCTCGATGCCGCACATCAATGGGTTGGAACTCCTGCCGCAGGTCCGGGAGGTTCTGCCGACGGTCAAGGTGATCATCGTGACCATGCACGTGGATCGTGCGCTCGCCGACCTGGCGATCAGTGCAGGCGCCCACGGGTTCATCCCCAAGGAAGCGTCGGCGGACGAATTGAACGCAGCGATCGAACATGTCCTGAGTGAAACGAAGCCGTTCATTTCCCCGCACATTCCGCGGCGGTCATTTCGTGACAAAGCCGCGGTGCAACATCCCGAGCTCGACCGCCTCACGCCGCGCCATCGGCAGATCCTCCGGATGATCGGCGATGGCAAGTCGTCGCAAGAGATGGCGGAGCTGCTCGGGGTGAGCCCGCGGACGATCGAGTTCCATCGTGCCAGCATCCGCAAAGCGCTGGGGATCACCACGGAATGGGGCCTCCTCCGCTTCTCCATCATGATGCGCGTGGCCGAGTCGGACGAGCCGGAAGGGGAAGACATTCCGCCCGATCACACGGAACCCATCGAAGATTGAGCGCATCATGACACCTTTTCGCTGCGTTTCACGCGTATAAGGTGTCGGGTGGGAGCACGTGACAGACGCGTGACGGTGGGATGAGAAAAAAGGGAACCCGACCTCGTACTTCTCCGAGTATACAGGCCACCCGGGCGTCCCTATCATGCGTTCCATGCGCACGTCATCTCTCCTCTTCCTGGAACCCCCGTACCTCATGGTGCGGCGGCTCACGGGATCGGTTCCCGCTCTGGGAACTGTCGCCTTGTTCGACACCACCTCGATGCGTCCGTCGACGAACGAGTTGAAGGTACAGATGGAGCAGGCGCCGTGGTGCCCGGTCTGCCTGCTGGCGACGCCGGACTCAGGAGTACGCAGTGTGCGCCGCTTGGCCCGCACCTGTGTGGTGTTCGGGCTCGACGAAGGTGACGGTGCCTCGGGAATCCTCAAGGCAGTCGCCCAGCGGCCGCGCCCGACGGCGAGCGACCTCGCGGAATGGGTGACGCGTCGCACGCGACTGCCCACGTTGGCTCGCGTGATGGCCGACCTCTTCTCGCGACCCGCCTTCAAGCGCAACGAAGCCGCACTGCTGCCGTATGCGGTGCGTGAACAGGTTCGCCGGCTGGGTGATTGGTCGGCGCAGGAATGGCAGGTGGCCGGCTGGTTGGCCGAGCTGGCGGCGGATCGGTCACTGCTTAACAGAACCATGGCGGCGAGCGACGATTCATCGATGATGATGCGTCGGCAGATGGTGGAGCTGCTGGGAATGGGCGAAGCCGAGTTCCACGATCGGTACGGATGGGAGTGGGTGCTGGAGTGTGCACTGCGACGGTCGGGGTTCTTCGAGCGGTCGAGTGCGCGGAACGTGCGGGTGCTGCGCGGGGTGTGGGAGGGAGAAGTGGCGCCGAGGGCTACGGCGTAGGGTGGTGTGGGGGGAGGGGAGGGTGGGGCGGTGGCAGTCCGATGTGGGGTGGGGATGGGCGGTGGTGTTCACGGCGTGCCGGACGCGAGTGCGCGAAGTCCGTGTGGGGCGGTGCGTGTGGGGAAACTCCGTCCGCGCACGCCGTGACCTTTCCCGCGACGAGATACGACAATGCTCACGCGGGAGCGAAGCGAGTCGCGGAGGTGCATCAGGGCGACGTGCCTGGTGCACCTCCCGATTGTTCCTTGGACAAAGGGGAGGGTGGGACGATGCGGGCAGGACACGAAACGATACCGGTCGGGTCACGCACGACCATCCTGCGGGAACGGGTGCGCCTGCTGGTGATTACCCAGGCGCCAGTCGCGGACCGATCCGCAGCGAGCCTTCGGCGATGGTGGATGCGAACCGCGCCAGGTCGTCGGTCGCGGGTCCGCACACACAGCGCCCCGACATCGCGCTGAACTGCGCGCCGTGAAAGGGGCAGGTGATCGCCCCATCGGCGCCTAACGATCCGGCGGAGAGAGGGAGCCCCTGGTGCGGGCACTCGTCGGCGAAGACCGAGATCCCGCCGGACGACACGACAATCACGACCTCGCTCCCGTCCGGCAGCGTCACGGGGAGCAGCCCGTGTGCCGGCAGCTTATGGAGTGGGATCTCCATCGCTGTTCCCGCCCTGCAGGGCGTCCCGGAAGGCGTGCCATGCCAGCGACGCACACTTCACGCGCGCCGGAAACCGCGACACCCCGCCAAACACCTTGAGCTTGCCGAGCGCGGCCTCGTTGATCGGCGCGGCTCCCGTGACCATGTCGTGAAAATGCTGGAAGAGCGTCAGCGCCTCATCGCGCGTCTTGCCGGTGAGCGCCTGGGTCATCATCGACGCGGAGGCGCGCGAGATGGCGCACCCGTGGCCGGTGAAGGTGACGCGCTCGACGCGGCCGCCTGAGGCCTGTACCCATACGCTGACCTCGTCGCCGCACATCGGGTTCTTGCCATGCGCGTGGCCCGTGGCCCCAGTCAACTCACCATGGTTCCGGGGCGAGCGATTGTGCTCGAGGATGATCTCCTGGTACAGGGCGCCCAGATCCATGGTCAGGCGAACAGGTGGCGGACCCGCTCGACGCCGCGCACCAATGCGTCGACGTCCTCGGGCGTGTTGTACAGGTAGAACGATGCGCGCGCGGTGGACGGGACGCCAAACCGCCGCATCAGCGGCTGGGCGCAGTGGTGCCCCGCCCGGATCGCGACCCCCTCGCTGTCGAGCACGGTCCCGATGTCATGCGGGTGCGCGCAATCCATCGTGAAGCTCACCACCCCGGCTTTCGGCGTCGCCGTGCCGATGATGCGCACCCCGGGGATCGCGGTCAGGCGCTCGGTCGCCAGGTCGACCAACGCGTGTTCGTGGGCGGCAATGGCATCGAGCCCCACCGCCGTGAGGTAGTCGAGCGCGGCGCGGAAGGCGACTACGGCGGCGATATCCGGCGTGCCCGCCTCGAACTTGGACGGAAGCGGTGCCCAGGTGCTCCGTTCGAAGGTCACGGTGTCGATCATGTCGCCCCCGCCCTGGTATGGCGGGAGCCGATCGAGCCACTGCTCGGTGCCGTACAGCAGGCCGACACCCGTTGGCCCGAGCATCTTGTGGCCCGAGCAGGCAAAGAAGTCACAGCCAATGGCCTGCACGTCCACGGCGATGTGGGGGGCCGCCTGTGCCCCATCCAGCAACACCGGGATTCCCATCGCATGGGCACGCCGCACCAGCTCGGCCACGGGGGTGATCGTGCCTAACGCGTTCGAGACCCAGGTGACGGCGACGAGCTTGACGCGGTCGTCCAGGAGGCGACCGAAGGCGTCAAGGTCGAGGGAGCCATCGTCGAGCACGGGGATGACGGCGAGCTCAGCGCCGCTCCGCTCACAGGCCAGCTGCCAGGGGACGATGTTGGAGTGATGCTCCAGGGTCGAGACCAGCACGCGATCGCCCGGTTTCAGGACCGCGCTGCCGAATCCGTGGGCGACGAGGTTGATCGCCTCGGTAGTGCCCCGGGTGAAGATGACCTCGCGTGTGGATCGCGCATTGATGAACTGTCGGGCTGCCTCGCGCGTCTCGTCGTACAGCACCGTCGCCCGCTCGCTGAGGTAGTGCACCCCGCGATGGATGTTGCCGTTCTCGGATTCGTAGTAGCGGGTGATCGCCTCGATGACCTGTCGCGGCTTCTGGGATGTGGCCGCGTTGTCGAGGTACACCAGCGGCTTCCCGCGCGCCAACGTCCCCAGGATGGGGAAATCGGCGCGAAGGGAGCCAATAGCTGGGAGGATGTTGCTGCGGGGCACCGCTGTTGGTTGCGTGTTGCTGCTCACTGGAACTGGTCGCTGGTCACTCGTGCTGCGCGTGCTGCTCGTACTGCTGCTGTTGCTGTTGCTGCTGCCGTCTGCCGTCTGCCGTCCGCCGTCCGCCGTCCGCCGTCCGCCGTCCGCCCCCTACCCCACAAACCGCTCCAACGCCAACCGTTCCAGTTCCACCCGCAAGGGCTCCAGTTCGATCGTCTCCAGCACATCCGCCGCGAACGCGTAGGTCAGCAACTGACGGGCTGCCGCCGCCCCGATCCCACGTGACTTCAGGTAGAACGCCATGCGGTCATCCAGCTGGCCCACCGTGGCACCGTGGGTGCACTTCACGTCGTCGGCGAAGATCTCGAGCTGGGGCTTCGTGTCGATGCGCGCGTCCGGCGAGAGCAGCAGCGTATTGTTCGTCTGCTTGCCGTCGGTCTTCTGGGCGATGGCGTGCACGTACACCTTGCCGTTGAACACCCCGTGGGAGGCGTCGTCCAGCACGCCCTTGTAGTGCTCACGGGAATAGCAGTTCGGCTGCGCGTGCTCGATCCGGGTCTGGTGGTCGCTCACCTGCGAGCCGCCCAGCATGTACAACCCGTTGAGCGTCGCGCCACACCCTTCGCCGGCCAGGGTGGTGTAGATGTTCGAGCGTGCAAGCGCCGCGCCCGTGGAGAAGGCAAACGACACGTAGTGCGCGTCGCGGCCGAGGGTGGCCTCGATGTGCCCCACGTGGAACGCCGCACGACCCTCGCGCTGCAACTTGTGGTGGGTCAGCGTCGCACCGTCGCCGACCGACGCCTCTGTCACGCTGTTCGTGAGGTAGCGCGCGTTGTCCGTCGTCACATATTGCTCCACGACGGTCACGCGTGCATGCCTGCCAAGCACCAGCAGGTTGCGTGGGTGCGCCATGCCACCCGCCGCATTGGCGTCCGCCAGGAACAACAGGTGGATGGGTTGCGCCACCGTGACGTCCGCGGGCACGGACAGGTACGCGCCGTCCTGCATCCACGCCGTGTTGAGCGCGGTGAACGCCAGTGCCTGTTCGTCGAACCGCGCATGCCGGCCGAGATGTTGCTCCACCAGCGTCGGCTCCTCGCGCCACGCGCTGGCCAGGCTCATCAGGCGCACGCCGTCCGGAAGACCGGCCGCGCGGCTCAGGTGAGGCGCATGCCGTCCGTTCACGAAGACGAGGGTGGCCCACTCGCTTGGCACGAGGGCCGCGGCAGCGACGTCGGCCACCGTGAGCGTGCCGACCGCCGATCGCATGGGCGCGAAATCGGCCTCGGTGATCGGGGCGGGATTCGTGAAATGCCAGTCTTCGTTCTTGGTGGTGGGGAATCCGTGGGCCTCGACACTGGCCACGGCCCGTGACCGCAGGTCGCGCAGCCACGTGGCCGTGTCGGCCGGCTGCTCCCAGTGGCGCAACAACGCCGTCGCGCGGGCTTCGGTCGCACTCATGCCGTGACCGTCCCGCTCGCAGGTTCCCCAACCAGCCAGTCGTAGCCCTTGGCCTCCAGCTCCAGGGCCAGCTCCTTGCCGCCGGACTTCACGATGCGCCCACCCGCCAGCACGTGCACGAAATCCGGCACGATGTAGTTGAGCAGCCGCTGGTAGTGCGTCACGACAATCGCGGCCCGGTCGGGCCGTCGCAGCTTGTTCACGCCGTCGGCCACGATGCGCAGCGCGTCGATGTCGAGGCCCGAGTCGGTCTCGTCGAGGATCGCGAGCTTGGGCTCGAGGACGGCCATCTG is drawn from Gemmatimonadota bacterium and contains these coding sequences:
- the sufD gene encoding Fe-S cluster assembly protein SufD; the protein is MSATEARATALLRHWEQPADTATWLRDLRSRAVASVEAHGFPTTKNEDWHFTNPAPITEADFAPMRSAVGTLTVADVAAAALVPSEWATLVFVNGRHAPHLSRAAGLPDGVRLMSLASAWREEPTLVEQHLGRHARFDEQALAFTALNTAWMQDGAYLSVPADVTVAQPIHLLFLADANAAGGMAHPRNLLVLGRHARVTVVEQYVTTDNARYLTNSVTEASVGDGATLTHHKLQREGRAAFHVGHIEATLGRDAHYVSFAFSTGAALARSNIYTTLAGEGCGATLNGLYMLGGSQVSDHQTRIEHAQPNCYSREHYKGVLDDASHGVFNGKVYVHAIAQKTDGKQTNNTLLLSPDARIDTKPQLEIFADDVKCTHGATVGQLDDRMAFYLKSRGIGAAAARQLLTYAFAADVLETIELEPLRVELERLALERFVG
- a CDS encoding cysteine desulfurase; the protein is MGSLRADFPILGTLARGKPLVYLDNAATSQKPRQVIEAITRYYESENGNIHRGVHYLSERATVLYDETREAARQFINARSTREVIFTRGTTEAINLVAHGFGSAVLKPGDRVLVSTLEHHSNIVPWQLACERSGAELAVIPVLDDGSLDLDAFGRLLDDRVKLVAVTWVSNALGTITPVAELVRRAHAMGIPVLLDGAQAAPHIAVDVQAIGCDFFACSGHKMLGPTGVGLLYGTEQWLDRLPPYQGGGDMIDTVTFERSTWAPLPSKFEAGTPDIAAVVAFRAALDYLTAVGLDAIAAHEHALVDLATERLTAIPGVRIIGTATPKAGVVSFTMDCAHPHDIGTVLDSEGVAIRAGHHCAQPLMRRFGVPSTARASFYLYNTPEDVDALVRGVERVRHLFA